GTTCTTTCCCCTCTCTTCTGACCTTAACTTCGAGCCATTCTGAGAGGCTATTGACGACGGAGAGTCCGACCCCATGCAGTCCACCGGAGACCTTGTAACTCTTCCTGTCAAATTTCCCGCCTGCGTGAAGAGTTGTCATCACGATTTCCACGGCCGGACGATCGTATTTTGGCAAAATGCCTGTCGGAATCCCCCGGCCATCATCTTCAACAGTGACGCTCCCGTCCTGGTTGACCGTCACATCGATCCGGGTACAAAAACCAGCCATCGCCTCGTCGATACTGTTATCGACGACTTCGAAGACGAGATGATGGAGTCCCCTACTATCTGTGCTGCCGATGTACATGCCTGGTCTCTTTCGAACCGCTTGCAGGCCTTCGAGGACCTGGATCCTGTCTTCGTTATAACTTGAGTCTTCCATCCGATCCCAACCTCATGCCCTCAGGTTGAACTCTAGCGTGTCAAATAGACGTGTTTACAGTCTAAAGGGATGATGTGCTCTCCCATCCCTTTTCTGACGTTCTTACTAATGTACTCATAGTATTAATAATCTTCTAAATGTCTGGCTATTTAAATAAATGAACGAGATCACGAGGACAAAAAACCCCGCTTTTTTGGAAGCATAAGGTGCGGTTTCACTCCTTCCGATTTAACAACAAAAAACATCCTGAGGGCCGAAACGTAGAGATGGAAATGATTTTTCACTTCACCGAAAGAAGTTGGAGCCCGCAAATTTGATATTGTAGCAGCGAAAACTAGATGTGATTGGGCACAAACACTAAAAACCGAGAATCTGTTGAACCCGGCAATGGTAACAATTAAAGATGCAAGAAGAGGACTCACGGACGAAATCGTTAGCGTCGCACACCGTGAGGGTGTTGATCCAGAATTCGTAAGGAGGGGCATTGTTAACGGTCGAATCGTGATCCCCTCAAATCCCATACATTCACCAGAACCTTGCGGTATAGGTGAGGGTCTCACTGTCAAGGTCAACGTCAATGTCGGTACCTCGAGGGATATGCCTCGTATGGAAGATGAGTTGGAAAAAGTGAGGGTCGCTCTCAGATATGGGACGGACACGATCATGGATCTGAGCACTGGTGGGGATATCGACCTCATCCGAAGGACAATCATCAAAGAAGTAAGAGTCCCTGTTGGCACCGTCCCGATTTATCAAACAGGCTTGAAGGCCGCGAGGGAGAGCGCCGTCGTGGACATGGACGAGGACGACATGTTCAATGGCATCATTAAGCATGCGAAGGACGGCGTTGACTTCATGACGATTCACTGCGGCGTTACAAAAGAAAGTGTCGAGTACCTAAGACGGTCAAAGAGGGTCACTGATGTCGTTTCGAGGGGGGGATCATTTCTCGTTGCATGGATCTTGCACAACGGAAAGGAAAACCCCCTCTATGAGAACTTTGACTATTTGCTAGAACTTGCGTCAGAATACGAATTCACAATCAGCTTGGGCGATGGGCTTCGCCCTGGCTGCATCCATGACGCGAGTGACGTCCCGCAGATTCAGGAGCTCATCATCCTCGGAGACCTCGTCAGGAGGGCGAGAGAGAAGGATGTCCAGGTCATTGTCGAGGGCCCTGGACATGTACCGATCGACCAGATCGAGGCAAACGTGAGAATTGAAAAAACGATTTGTGATGGTGCACCGTTTTATGTCCTCGGCCCTCTTGTTACCGATATCGCGCCTGGTTATGACCATATTTCAGGTGCTATCGGCGGAGCACTCGCAGCTTACTACGGTGCAGATTTCCTTTGCTATGTCACACCAGCTGAGCACCTCTCCCTTCCTAGCGTTGAAGATGTAAAAGAGGGGCTGATCGCGGCGAAGCTCGCAGCACACGCTGCAGATGTCGCGAGGGGTAGGGGTCTGGACAGAGATCTCAGGATGTCAAGAGCGAGGAAGGCACTTGACTGGGAAGGGATGTTCAGAGAGGCGCTCGACCCGGAAAAGGGTAGGGTGTATAGGGCGAGGGGGATTACCGAGGCGAGCGAAGGTTGCTCGATGTGCGGCGATGTGTGTGCGATCAAGATTCTGAGGGAGTACCTGAAAAAAGATGGTGTCTGCTGAGACCTCCCTCAGAATCTCTGATGGCTTAGCGCGAGCGCAAAACCCATAGGTTTCGATTGAGAGAAAAGGATGGAGCCACTGGAGGGTTTCGAACCCCCGACCTACGGTTTACGAAACCGTCGCTCTATAGCGATCACAGATTACCGCTAAGCTACAGTGGCAGCGATCAGGCACATCAAATCGTCACGTCGATTTAAAATTTTCTTATTTCTTTGAAAAGCCGGGAATACAGGCACCCAAGAAAAGGAATGAATCATTTCTTAAAATGTGTTAATT
Above is a window of Methanomassiliicoccales archaeon DNA encoding:
- the thiC gene encoding phosphomethylpyrimidine synthase ThiC, with the protein product MVTIKDARRGLTDEIVSVAHREGVDPEFVRRGIVNGRIVIPSNPIHSPEPCGIGEGLTVKVNVNVGTSRDMPRMEDELEKVRVALRYGTDTIMDLSTGGDIDLIRRTIIKEVRVPVGTVPIYQTGLKAARESAVVDMDEDDMFNGIIKHAKDGVDFMTIHCGVTKESVEYLRRSKRVTDVVSRGGSFLVAWILHNGKENPLYENFDYLLELASEYEFTISLGDGLRPGCIHDASDVPQIQELIILGDLVRRAREKDVQVIVEGPGHVPIDQIEANVRIEKTICDGAPFYVLGPLVTDIAPGYDHISGAIGGALAAYYGADFLCYVTPAEHLSLPSVEDVKEGLIAAKLAAHAADVARGRGLDRDLRMSRARKALDWEGMFREALDPEKGRVYRARGITEASEGCSMCGDVCAIKILREYLKKDGVC